The proteins below come from a single Acidobacteriota bacterium genomic window:
- a CDS encoding sodium:solute symporter family protein, protein MMAIALLLPQRLVHLSTVDSIIIVFYFALVLAIGWYLKGRANTGEDFFMAGREMTAWVAGLSFLSANLGALELMGWAGSAYQYGILATHWYWIGAIPAMLFLALVMMPFYYISKTHSVPGYLKLRFGEPARALSAVSFAFMTVLMSGVNMFAMAKVMQIVLGWDINFSIWVSSLTVAVYVTLGGLRSAIFNEVLQFFLIWAGALLIPILGLYEAGGWGHLKVLIAQRASEQYVHLWSGLGSFTANPMGIHWTGIVFGLGAIISMGYWTTDFLVVQRILAAKDMRSAELAPIIGAGFKMMVPFIVILPGLLGLGLLPEKLVPESVATVTGGHSYNDVLPLMLARYCGPGLLGLGVTALIAGFMSGMAGNVSAFTTVWTYDIYKPLFNSKGTDHHYVNMGRWTTVVGVLISVGTAYLVMRSASIMDYVQALFSFFIAPLFGTVVLGMLWKRATGPGGFWGLLCGTLSSISMWAWVKIDPSALRYVALSPNAKALAQDMYQALWSFVVCVIVTVTVSLATKPMPHSALAGLVYGETEIPSIENVPMYQKPLFWAAVVTVVFFILNIIFW, encoded by the coding sequence ATGATGGCTATCGCTCTTCTTCTCCCGCAACGACTGGTCCATTTGTCGACCGTCGATTCGATCATCATCGTCTTCTACTTCGCGCTGGTGCTTGCGATTGGCTGGTACCTGAAAGGACGGGCCAACACCGGCGAAGACTTCTTCATGGCGGGCCGCGAGATGACAGCCTGGGTGGCAGGCTTGAGTTTTCTGTCGGCGAATTTGGGAGCGCTGGAACTGATGGGCTGGGCGGGATCGGCCTACCAGTACGGCATTCTGGCGACACACTGGTATTGGATCGGGGCCATTCCGGCGATGCTGTTTCTGGCGCTGGTGATGATGCCGTTCTACTACATTTCCAAGACCCACTCGGTACCCGGTTATCTGAAGCTGCGTTTCGGAGAACCCGCCCGCGCACTGTCTGCGGTCTCGTTTGCCTTCATGACCGTGCTCATGAGCGGCGTCAACATGTTCGCCATGGCCAAGGTGATGCAGATCGTCCTGGGGTGGGACATCAACTTCAGCATCTGGGTGTCGTCGCTCACCGTTGCGGTGTATGTCACGTTGGGTGGGTTGCGTTCTGCCATTTTCAATGAAGTCCTGCAGTTCTTTCTGATCTGGGCCGGAGCGCTACTGATTCCGATTCTCGGACTCTATGAGGCGGGTGGCTGGGGGCATCTGAAAGTTCTGATCGCACAACGGGCATCCGAGCAATATGTACATCTCTGGTCAGGCCTGGGATCGTTCACCGCCAACCCAATGGGCATTCACTGGACGGGCATCGTCTTCGGACTGGGCGCGATTATTTCGATGGGCTACTGGACCACTGACTTTCTGGTGGTGCAGCGCATCTTGGCTGCGAAAGACATGCGCAGCGCGGAATTGGCTCCCATTATCGGCGCCGGATTCAAGATGATGGTGCCGTTCATCGTGATCCTCCCCGGCCTACTCGGTCTCGGGTTGCTGCCCGAGAAGTTGGTTCCGGAATCGGTGGCTACGGTCACCGGAGGTCATAGTTACAACGACGTGCTCCCGCTGATGCTGGCCCGTTATTGTGGGCCGGGTTTACTCGGGCTGGGAGTGACTGCTCTGATCGCCGGCTTCATGTCGGGCATGGCCGGGAACGTCAGCGCGTTTACGACGGTTTGGACTTACGACATCTACAAGCCACTGTTCAACAGCAAGGGCACGGACCATCACTACGTCAACATGGGACGCTGGACGACGGTGGTCGGGGTGCTGATCAGCGTGGGCACGGCGTATCTGGTGATGCGGTCGGCGAGCATCATGGATTACGTGCAGGCGTTGTTCAGTTTCTTCATCGCGCCTTTGTTCGGCACGGTCGTACTCGGCATGCTCTGGAAGCGGGCGACGGGGCCCGGCGGATTCTGGGGATTACTCTGCGGAACGCTATCTTCGATCTCGATGTGGGCGTGGGTAAAAATCGATCCTTCCGCGCTGCGCTATGTGGCGCTCTCACCCAATGCCAAGGCGCTGGCGCAGGATATGTACCAGGCGCTCTGGTCGTTCGTGGTGTGCGTGATCGTGACCGTGACGGTCAGCTTGGCCACCAAGCCGATGCCGCACTCGGCCCTGGCCGGACTGGTTTATGGGGAAACGGAAATCCCATCGATTGAGAATGTGCCTATGTATCAGAAGCCGCTGTTCTGGGCGGCAGTAGTGACAGTGGTTTTCTTTATCTTAAACATCATTTTCTGGTAG
- a CDS encoding glycoside hydrolase family 31 protein: MWLKTQSKRASLTVAILLGLVSAAMAQWTPMNPVTGSQQQADGVVFTMKTGFLKILVCSDSAVHVLYSRTASFPERFDPVIMKKDWPAVKWTMQSNPEDFTLTTARLKVVVARKNGAITYRDLNDKQLVKEESRKLTPVRVNGEDTYRAESFLNIYGSREGLYGLGQHQSGVWNYRGESVDISQDNTSIAVPFLVSSNGYGIFWNNASRSRFNNRFANYLYISSEVADVVDYYFFYGPELDAVIAGYRDLTGQAPLFGKWAYGFWQCKNRYKSQEEILGVARKYRELHIPVDNIVQDWFWWNRKGEFVFNKNYPDPKGMVDELHHDNFHLMISIWPFFEPGSANYDFMDKQGWFVDKFKYAKPPYHTDAMAAYDATSPGARKFYWDQVNQGLFSLGVDAWWMDTTEPETEGQEENIQLGHKLAAGSGDRYVNLFPMLTTGAVYDGQRSASDKKRVYILSRSAFAGSQRSAVTAWSGDINSDWFSYRRQIPAGLNFALSGIPYWTTDIGGFVFGDPDDPAYRELFVRWFQYGTFNPILRVHGTRKTDQNELWSYGPDAQKILVSFDRLRYRLLPYIYSLAWQTTHRSYTPMRPLVMDFRTDVRAQNTWDQFMYGPAFLVNPVTEPSATGRPVYLPAATWYDFWSGVTAEGGKQITADAPLDRLPLFVRAGSIVPLGPDVEWSTQVAADPIELRVYRGADGDFTLYEDENDNYNYEKGAYATIPLHWDEGKQTLTIGERQGQFPGMLTNHTFRVVFVTEAHGAGIAPFATPDRIVSYTGKTLTITR; encoded by the coding sequence ATGTGGCTCAAAACGCAATCCAAGCGTGCGTCCCTGACCGTCGCGATCCTGTTGGGATTGGTTTCGGCAGCGATGGCCCAGTGGACTCCCATGAATCCCGTCACCGGAAGCCAGCAACAGGCGGACGGTGTCGTTTTCACGATGAAGACGGGTTTCTTGAAAATTCTTGTCTGCTCGGACTCGGCCGTTCATGTTCTCTATTCCCGTACAGCTTCTTTCCCAGAGCGATTCGACCCCGTCATCATGAAGAAAGACTGGCCCGCTGTTAAGTGGACGATGCAGTCGAATCCCGAAGATTTCACTCTCACCACCGCACGCCTCAAAGTGGTCGTCGCCCGCAAGAACGGCGCCATTACCTACCGCGACCTCAACGACAAGCAGTTGGTAAAGGAAGAGTCCCGGAAATTGACTCCGGTCCGCGTCAATGGCGAAGACACCTATCGCGCGGAGTCCTTCCTCAACATCTACGGATCCAGGGAAGGCCTCTACGGGCTTGGACAGCATCAGTCCGGTGTCTGGAACTATCGTGGTGAGTCGGTCGACATTTCGCAGGACAACACCAGCATCGCCGTACCGTTCCTCGTTTCCAGCAACGGCTACGGGATCTTCTGGAACAACGCTTCCCGCAGCCGCTTCAACAACCGCTTTGCCAACTACCTGTACATCAGTTCCGAAGTTGCGGACGTCGTTGACTACTATTTTTTTTATGGCCCTGAACTCGACGCGGTCATTGCGGGCTACCGCGACCTTACCGGACAAGCTCCACTGTTCGGCAAATGGGCCTATGGCTTCTGGCAGTGCAAGAACCGTTACAAGTCTCAGGAAGAAATTCTTGGAGTGGCCCGTAAATACCGCGAGTTGCACATCCCCGTCGACAACATTGTTCAGGATTGGTTCTGGTGGAACCGCAAGGGCGAGTTCGTCTTCAACAAGAACTATCCCGACCCCAAGGGCATGGTCGACGAACTGCACCACGACAATTTTCACCTGATGATTTCGATCTGGCCATTCTTTGAGCCGGGCTCTGCCAATTACGACTTCATGGACAAGCAGGGTTGGTTCGTCGACAAGTTCAAGTATGCGAAGCCGCCTTATCACACTGACGCCATGGCTGCGTACGACGCAACCAGCCCCGGGGCACGCAAGTTTTATTGGGACCAGGTGAATCAGGGCCTGTTCAGCCTCGGTGTCGATGCGTGGTGGATGGATACGACCGAGCCCGAGACCGAAGGTCAGGAAGAAAATATTCAACTCGGCCACAAACTGGCCGCCGGGAGCGGCGACCGCTACGTGAACCTCTTTCCGATGCTCACCACGGGCGCCGTCTACGATGGCCAGCGCAGCGCCTCTGACAAGAAGCGTGTATACATCTTGTCCCGTTCCGCATTTGCCGGATCGCAGCGCAGTGCGGTGACGGCGTGGTCCGGAGACATCAACTCCGACTGGTTCAGTTATCGGAGGCAAATTCCGGCGGGCCTCAACTTTGCGCTCTCAGGGATTCCATATTGGACGACCGACATTGGAGGCTTCGTTTTCGGAGACCCCGACGATCCAGCCTACCGGGAACTATTTGTTCGCTGGTTTCAGTACGGAACGTTCAACCCGATTCTACGAGTTCACGGCACGCGCAAAACTGACCAGAACGAGTTGTGGTCCTACGGACCAGACGCCCAGAAGATTCTGGTTAGCTTCGACCGCCTCCGCTATCGGTTACTTCCTTACATCTATTCCCTGGCGTGGCAGACAACCCACCGGAGTTACACACCCATGCGGCCGCTGGTGATGGACTTCCGCACAGATGTGCGCGCCCAGAACACCTGGGACCAATTCATGTACGGTCCCGCGTTCCTCGTCAATCCAGTAACGGAGCCATCGGCCACAGGTCGCCCGGTCTATCTGCCGGCCGCAACGTGGTACGACTTCTGGAGCGGAGTGACCGCAGAAGGTGGAAAACAAATTACGGCCGATGCACCGCTCGACCGTCTTCCGTTATTCGTTCGGGCAGGCTCAATCGTGCCGCTCGGACCCGACGTCGAGTGGTCCACGCAAGTCGCAGCGGATCCAATCGAACTGCGCGTCTACCGTGGAGCGGACGGCGACTTTACTCTCTACGAAGACGAAAACGACAATTACAACTACGAGAAAGGCGCATACGCGACGATCCCGCTGCATTGGGACGAAGGGAAACAGACGCTGACGATCGGCGAGCGCCAGGGTCAGTTTCCCGGCATGCTGACGAATCACACATTCCGTGTCGTTTTCGTGACCGAAGCTCACGGAGCAGGTATCGCGCCCTTCGCGACACCAGACCGCATCGTTAGTTACACGGGAAAGACACTCACAATAACTCGTTAG
- a CDS encoding cytochrome c produces MRKLLTGWVLGVVTVPAVIFGTAWLGFLPTQAETAPPAWEKAFAQMALNNYVARHAPRTQNPLPLTDENLLAGMKIFRDGCAGCHGDPNGTSDYGASFYPNVPQFAKTPPRLPDYQLFWIIRNGVRYSGMSAFDQQWQNDAAVSDNNIWKVATFLSRLESLPPAVDAEWHKKQN; encoded by the coding sequence ATGCGCAAGCTTCTGACAGGCTGGGTGCTCGGAGTCGTCACGGTTCCGGCAGTCATTTTTGGAACCGCCTGGCTTGGATTCTTGCCCACCCAGGCTGAGACGGCTCCACCGGCGTGGGAGAAGGCATTTGCGCAGATGGCGTTGAACAACTATGTGGCGCGACATGCTCCACGCACGCAGAATCCACTCCCCTTAACTGACGAAAACCTGCTGGCTGGAATGAAAATTTTCAGAGACGGCTGTGCCGGCTGTCATGGCGATCCGAACGGCACCAGCGACTACGGTGCTAGTTTTTATCCTAACGTTCCACAATTTGCGAAAACTCCGCCGCGCCTTCCCGACTACCAGCTGTTCTGGATCATTCGCAACGGAGTACGCTATTCCGGCATGTCGGCATTTGACCAGCAGTGGCAAAATGACGCGGCCGTATCGGACAACAACATCTGGAAAGTGGCCACGTTTCTGAGCCGTCTTGAATCTCTGCCACCGGCGGTCGATGCAGAGTGGCACAAAAAACAAAACTGA
- a CDS encoding beta-galactosidase has protein sequence MSLSRLFARISSTIVLSCLISASAQNSSSTPNQGVPSQIPGKNAILIGVAWYPEQWPESRWEEDLRLMEAANLKVVRIAEFAWSRMEPSEGHYDLDWLERAVSLAAKHHIVSVLGTPTATPPAWLTQKYPDTLRVETDGQRVAHGNRAHASATSSRYRDFCRRIAEQMALRFGHNPNVVGWQIDNEYGYALMSYDDVTRHQFQDWLHSKYKTLDNLNTRWTTSYWSQTYDNWTEIPIPIGGHNPGLMLEWKRFVTASWNSYQQIQVDVIRQHADPRQFITGNLMGFFDGFDHYPITEALSFASWDDYVGTGHVDATYNGLAHDLTRGFKRKNFWVMETQPGAVNWSSLNNFLDRGEARAMAWQAIGHGADDVNYWQWRSALNGQEEIHGVLVGPDGTPVPFYDEVSQTAHEFAQVEGAFRDTVPVSEVALLYSYDSHWAVQFQKHTDKYDDIGLLKNYYRALRQISQSVDVISAYAPLDSYKLVVAPSLNVLPKDLADHLLDYVRQGGHLVLGPRSGMKDEFNGLLPQRQPGFLVDALGGRVEQYYALEKDFPVSGSWGSGIASIWAEQLKNMTPDSEVLLKYGKSNGWLDDQPAAISRKFGKGRITYIGAVLDDKLTSSAAEWMAQQSHVTAAFGPVPDGVEVSRRVGGGKKVFILINYAHEQREVKLPHPMKALLANRQADKIELPPYGVEVLSDSQ, from the coding sequence ATGTCCTTATCCAGACTATTCGCACGTATATCTTCGACGATCGTATTGTCATGCCTTATCTCTGCGTCTGCTCAAAACTCAAGCAGCACTCCCAACCAAGGCGTCCCGAGCCAGATCCCGGGCAAGAACGCGATTTTGATCGGCGTCGCGTGGTATCCCGAGCAGTGGCCCGAATCCCGCTGGGAAGAAGATCTGCGATTGATGGAAGCTGCGAATTTGAAAGTCGTTCGCATCGCGGAGTTCGCCTGGAGCCGCATGGAGCCTTCCGAAGGCCACTACGATCTGGACTGGCTGGAACGCGCCGTCAGCTTGGCGGCCAAACATCATATTGTTTCAGTCCTGGGGACACCTACGGCAACGCCGCCCGCATGGCTCACACAGAAATATCCTGACACGCTGCGCGTCGAGACCGACGGCCAGCGCGTGGCCCACGGCAATCGCGCGCACGCGTCAGCGACATCTTCGCGCTACCGTGATTTCTGCCGCCGCATCGCCGAACAGATGGCGCTTCGCTTCGGTCATAACCCCAACGTTGTCGGATGGCAGATCGACAATGAATACGGTTACGCGCTGATGTCCTACGACGATGTCACGCGACACCAGTTTCAAGATTGGCTGCACAGCAAATACAAAACTCTCGACAACCTGAACACCCGCTGGACAACTTCCTATTGGAGCCAGACCTACGACAACTGGACTGAGATACCAATCCCGATCGGAGGTCACAACCCTGGCCTGATGCTCGAATGGAAACGTTTTGTCACAGCCAGCTGGAATTCCTATCAACAAATTCAGGTTGACGTGATCCGGCAGCACGCGGATCCACGCCAGTTCATCACCGGAAACCTGATGGGCTTCTTTGATGGGTTCGATCACTATCCCATCACCGAAGCGCTAAGCTTCGCTTCTTGGGACGACTACGTTGGCACCGGGCATGTCGATGCGACCTACAACGGGCTCGCGCACGACCTGACGCGAGGGTTCAAGCGGAAGAATTTCTGGGTAATGGAAACGCAGCCCGGAGCGGTGAACTGGTCGTCTCTGAACAATTTTCTGGATCGCGGCGAAGCCCGCGCTATGGCATGGCAAGCCATCGGCCATGGCGCCGACGACGTCAACTATTGGCAGTGGCGCAGTGCTCTCAACGGGCAGGAGGAGATTCACGGCGTCCTCGTCGGTCCAGATGGAACGCCCGTGCCTTTTTATGATGAGGTGAGCCAGACGGCTCATGAATTTGCTCAAGTCGAAGGTGCCTTCCGCGATACAGTTCCAGTCTCCGAAGTCGCGCTGCTGTACTCCTATGACAGCCACTGGGCAGTCCAGTTTCAGAAGCACACCGACAAATACGACGACATCGGCCTCCTGAAGAATTACTACCGGGCCTTGCGCCAGATCTCCCAATCCGTGGACGTCATCAGCGCCTATGCTCCGCTTGACAGCTACAAGTTGGTTGTCGCTCCCAGCCTGAACGTACTTCCCAAAGATCTCGCAGACCATCTATTGGACTATGTGCGACAGGGCGGCCACCTGGTGCTCGGACCTCGCTCCGGCATGAAAGATGAGTTCAATGGCCTGTTGCCTCAACGACAACCCGGATTCCTGGTGGATGCATTGGGAGGCAGGGTGGAACAGTACTACGCGCTCGAAAAAGACTTCCCGGTATCCGGCTCGTGGGGCAGTGGCATCGCCAGCATCTGGGCTGAACAGCTGAAGAACATGACGCCGGACTCTGAAGTGCTTCTGAAATATGGCAAGAGCAACGGCTGGCTCGATGATCAACCAGCAGCAATCAGCCGCAAGTTTGGCAAGGGGCGCATCACCTACATCGGCGCCGTTCTCGACGACAAGCTCACTTCGTCCGCGGCCGAATGGATGGCACAGCAGAGCCATGTCACCGCAGCGTTCGGCCCGGTGCCGGACGGTGTGGAAGTGAGCCGGAGGGTGGGCGGTGGGAAGAAAGTATTCATCCTCATCAACTATGCGCATGAACAGCGCGAAGTAAAACTGCCGCATCCCATGAAGGCGTTATTGGCAAACCGGCAGGCGGACAAGATTGAATTGCCTCCCTACGGCGTCGAGGTTCTGTCGGACTCGCAGTAG
- a CDS encoding fucose isomerase, whose amino-acid sequence MSNSKKRMTVGLIVGTRGFFPDHLAKSGREEMLQVLDQAGFDVVALSPEQSKHGAVETHDEAKRCAALFRSKNEQIDGVIVSLPNFGDERAVADTLRLAHLNVPVLVQATPDNSGKMTIAYRRDSFCGKISVCNNLRQYGIPYTLTANHTVSPTSPEFRADLDRFAGVCRIVNGLKNLRVGSIGARPTAFNTVRYSEKILESNGISVETLDLSEVLGRISRMKDNDDAAVQKLQAIKKYVPTTSIPEPALVKMAKLSAVVEQWMKATDVQVSAVQCWTSIEENLGVVPCTMMSMMSDNLLSSACEVDVCGVVSMHALQLASGTPSALLDWNNNYGDDPDKAVCFHCSNLPKHFFRDVRMDFQEIIAGTLGKENTFGTCVGRVKAGAMTYARFSTDDTAGTVRGYIGAGAFTDDDLNTFGGAGVVKIEQMQKLLHYICENGFEHHVAANFSTVADAMHEAATRYLGWATYWHGRDGAGC is encoded by the coding sequence ATGTCGAACTCCAAAAAAAGAATGACAGTTGGACTGATTGTTGGAACGCGCGGTTTCTTTCCCGATCACCTGGCAAAATCCGGACGGGAGGAGATGCTGCAGGTTCTTGATCAGGCAGGATTTGATGTCGTCGCGCTTAGTCCCGAACAGAGCAAACATGGTGCGGTTGAAACGCACGACGAGGCCAAGCGCTGCGCCGCATTATTTCGGTCGAAGAATGAACAGATCGACGGCGTCATCGTCAGCCTGCCCAACTTTGGCGATGAACGCGCTGTCGCGGATACATTGCGCCTTGCTCATCTGAATGTTCCGGTGCTGGTGCAAGCGACGCCGGATAATTCCGGCAAGATGACCATCGCCTACCGGCGCGACAGTTTCTGTGGCAAGATTTCGGTCTGCAATAACCTTCGCCAATACGGCATCCCGTACACCTTGACGGCGAACCATACGGTGAGCCCCACTTCCCCAGAATTTCGCGCGGACCTGGACAGGTTTGCTGGCGTCTGCCGCATCGTGAATGGACTAAAGAACCTTCGGGTGGGCAGTATTGGCGCGCGCCCGACTGCTTTTAATACGGTCCGCTACAGCGAAAAGATTTTGGAATCGAACGGCATCTCGGTCGAAACGCTGGATCTTTCGGAAGTACTCGGCCGGATCAGCCGCATGAAAGATAACGACGATGCTGCAGTTCAGAAGCTGCAGGCGATCAAGAAGTACGTCCCGACCACCAGCATTCCAGAGCCTGCGCTGGTGAAGATGGCCAAACTGTCGGCGGTCGTCGAACAGTGGATGAAAGCTACCGACGTTCAGGTCAGCGCGGTGCAGTGCTGGACATCGATTGAAGAAAATCTCGGTGTCGTGCCGTGCACGATGATGAGCATGATGAGCGACAACCTTCTCTCCAGCGCCTGCGAGGTGGACGTCTGCGGCGTCGTGAGCATGCACGCCCTGCAACTTGCTTCGGGAACACCAAGTGCGCTGCTCGACTGGAACAACAACTACGGCGACGATCCCGACAAAGCGGTCTGCTTCCATTGCAGCAATCTGCCCAAGCATTTCTTCCGCGACGTGCGCATGGACTTCCAGGAAATCATCGCCGGCACGCTGGGCAAAGAGAATACGTTCGGAACCTGCGTGGGCCGCGTGAAAGCGGGAGCGATGACGTATGCCCGCTTCTCCACCGACGACACGGCCGGCACGGTTCGCGGTTACATCGGGGCGGGAGCCTTCACGGACGACGACCTGAACACGTTCGGCGGGGCTGGTGTCGTGAAGATCGAGCAGATGCAGAAACTCCTGCACTACATTTGCGAAAACGGCTTTGAACATCACGTCGCCGCAAACTTCTCGACCGTCGCAGACGCCATGCACGAAGCAGCGACTCGTTATCTCGGCTGGGCGACCTACTGGCACGGGAGAGACGGAGCCGGCTGCTAG
- a CDS encoding LacI family DNA-binding transcriptional regulator yields MSRKVKLIDIAEALGVSTGTVHRALHNHAGVNAMTKARVQQMAKNLGYRPNLAARYLSSQRNLRVSVNTLQGTTSFWDEVREGINEEARTLVMENVEIEFRTYPSLGEGEEEAFDAALKAGVDGIITFPSRPQGLHSWMRRASRNSIPVVCVATDAPHTGRLAVVSIDTMASGSLAADLMGSLLRGAGKVAVTMSALAITEHAEKYKAFESTLQKLYPEMMLQEPIEDHDVENEAYEKCRKLFDKHPDLAGVYVTTEASIPVLNAARDANMLDRLTIITTDLFPALVSEIRSRAVAATIYQRPRTQGRIAFRVLHEFLVEGECPSFQVTLAPHLVMRGNLDFFLQRQSLESNVEKGAKHRAAPPELAEFFG; encoded by the coding sequence ATGAGCCGAAAAGTCAAACTGATTGATATCGCCGAGGCTCTCGGCGTATCCACGGGCACTGTTCATCGCGCCTTGCACAATCATGCCGGCGTCAATGCCATGACCAAGGCCCGGGTACAGCAGATGGCCAAGAATCTTGGCTATCGTCCCAACCTCGCCGCACGCTACCTCTCTTCACAGCGTAATCTCCGCGTCTCGGTCAACACGTTGCAGGGAACAACCTCGTTTTGGGACGAAGTACGGGAAGGCATCAATGAAGAAGCTCGTACGCTCGTCATGGAAAACGTGGAAATCGAGTTCCGCACTTACCCCAGTCTGGGAGAAGGCGAAGAAGAAGCATTCGACGCCGCGTTGAAAGCTGGAGTCGATGGCATCATCACGTTCCCGAGCAGGCCCCAGGGCCTGCACTCCTGGATGCGGCGGGCATCGCGGAACAGTATCCCTGTCGTCTGCGTGGCGACGGACGCTCCGCATACCGGTCGACTTGCCGTGGTATCGATTGACACAATGGCCAGCGGATCCCTGGCGGCCGACCTCATGGGAAGCCTGCTGCGGGGCGCAGGTAAGGTTGCGGTCACCATGAGCGCTCTCGCGATCACCGAGCATGCCGAGAAATACAAAGCGTTCGAGAGCACGCTGCAAAAGCTCTATCCGGAGATGATGCTGCAGGAACCGATCGAAGACCACGATGTGGAGAACGAGGCGTATGAAAAATGCCGGAAGCTCTTTGATAAGCATCCGGATCTGGCCGGAGTATACGTGACAACGGAAGCTTCGATCCCCGTCCTGAATGCGGCTCGCGACGCGAACATGCTGGACCGGCTGACCATCATCACTACCGATCTTTTTCCAGCCCTGGTTTCCGAGATCCGATCGAGGGCCGTGGCGGCGACGATTTATCAGAGGCCCCGGACGCAGGGACGGATCGCATTCCGCGTTCTCCATGAGTTTCTGGTGGAAGGGGAATGCCCTTCCTTCCAGGTGACGCTCGCGCCGCATCTCGTGATGCGAGGAAATCTGGACTTCTTTCTGCAACGGCAATCGCTGGAGTCAAACGTGGAAAAAGGTGCCAAACACCGGGCGGCACCGCCCGAACTCGCTGAGTTCTTCGGCTAG
- the xylB gene encoding xylulokinase, which translates to MYFLGIDVGTGGTRALIIDERGKVIASGNAEHIPFQSPQIGWAEQDPRDWWKACGHAVTQALAKLGAGGGAIGCVGFSGQMHGAVLLDAQDEVVRPALIWCDQRTEKQVQELSDLFGTERLIQLTCNPPLTNFTLTKLLWVRENEPHNWQRVRHVMLPKDYVRFRLTGERAIDMADASGTLMLDVARRAWSAEVLSKTGIDRELLPALGESPDVCGKISAEGAAATGLKAGTPVVAGAGDQAAGAVGMGIVRPGTVSATIGTSGVVFAATDGPALDPQGRLHTFCHAIPQRWHVMGVTQAAGLSLRWFRDRFGAGADDGRDPYEHLSEEAATAPVGSDGALWAPYLMGERTPHCDPNARGALLGLAATHTRAHIVRAILEGVAFSLRDSFTIFAEMKVPVNRIRLGGGGARSPLWRQIQADVYGHAVEIVEAEEGAAYGAAILAGVGARSWKSVDEACDAVVRTALEIEPNLRDVTTLNQGYSAYRRIYPALRQIAG; encoded by the coding sequence ATTTACTTCCTAGGAATCGACGTCGGTACAGGCGGAACGCGCGCGCTGATCATTGACGAGCGTGGAAAGGTAATCGCATCCGGAAACGCGGAGCACATACCCTTTCAATCTCCGCAGATCGGGTGGGCGGAGCAGGACCCGCGCGATTGGTGGAAGGCCTGCGGGCACGCCGTCACTCAGGCTCTTGCGAAACTCGGCGCGGGTGGAGGAGCAATCGGCTGCGTCGGCTTCTCCGGGCAGATGCACGGCGCCGTTCTGCTCGACGCACAAGACGAGGTCGTACGGCCTGCTCTTATCTGGTGCGATCAGCGCACCGAAAAGCAGGTGCAAGAGTTATCGGATCTTTTCGGGACCGAACGACTGATCCAGCTCACCTGTAACCCTCCACTCACGAATTTCACGCTCACCAAGCTGCTTTGGGTTCGCGAAAACGAGCCGCACAACTGGCAGCGAGTTCGACATGTGATGTTGCCGAAGGACTACGTTCGCTTCCGCTTGACTGGGGAACGCGCAATCGATATGGCCGACGCTTCCGGCACGCTGATGCTCGACGTTGCCCGGCGCGCCTGGTCGGCAGAAGTGCTGAGCAAGACCGGGATCGATCGCGAGTTGCTGCCTGCGCTCGGAGAATCGCCAGACGTCTGCGGAAAAATCTCCGCGGAGGGAGCGGCGGCCACGGGCCTGAAGGCGGGCACTCCCGTAGTCGCGGGAGCAGGTGATCAAGCTGCAGGCGCGGTGGGCATGGGCATCGTCCGTCCCGGAACGGTAAGCGCGACGATTGGCACGTCCGGTGTCGTCTTTGCGGCCACGGACGGTCCGGCACTCGACCCGCAAGGACGTCTTCATACTTTCTGCCATGCCATCCCGCAGCGCTGGCACGTGATGGGAGTGACGCAAGCGGCAGGCTTATCTCTGCGTTGGTTTCGGGACCGCTTCGGAGCCGGAGCCGATGATGGACGCGATCCGTACGAGCATTTATCGGAAGAGGCGGCCACTGCCCCCGTTGGTTCGGACGGCGCGTTATGGGCGCCTTATCTGATGGGCGAGCGCACGCCGCACTGCGATCCGAATGCTCGCGGCGCGTTGCTCGGTCTCGCTGCGACCCACACTCGAGCGCATATCGTCCGTGCGATTCTCGAGGGCGTCGCCTTCAGTCTCCGCGATAGCTTCACGATTTTTGCGGAGATGAAAGTTCCTGTGAACCGCATTCGATTGGGCGGCGGCGGCGCACGATCCCCGCTATGGCGGCAGATTCAAGCCGATGTCTACGGCCACGCGGTCGAGATTGTCGAGGCTGAAGAGGGCGCTGCCTACGGAGCGGCAATCCTGGCCGGAGTCGGCGCGCGATCCTGGAAATCAGTGGATGAAGCCTGTGACGCGGTCGTCAGAACGGCGCTGGAGATCGAGCCGAACCTGCGGGATGTGACGACTCTCAATCAAGGATACAGCGCCTATCGACGGATTTATCCGGCGTTGCGACAGATTGCGGGCTAG